In Hermetia illucens chromosome 1, iHerIll2.2.curated.20191125, whole genome shotgun sequence, one genomic interval encodes:
- the LOC119659487 gene encoding TGF-beta-activated kinase 1 and MAP3K7-binding protein 1-like produces the protein MIDREDSNHSTQTFTDDIPLCNKSAVAEATNKNYRDKSTVFGSLDRSMNYAYDYETSLYGIFSGQNGVSVAERTRESMIISLFFGQVKESKTPDEVKDVLRKAFIDAENRNQEEVDGRLAKRMVLYDKVNDKNITYEEFQKYQKEISEINAELLVGSSVILCLIHNTKMYICNIGTCRALLCKYDENNAPRVVQFSDDHNLDNPEEIMRLSRLGLDRDALAQSKLQITRCMGCYAYKGGYKDCELYAKLASEPVISTPEIVEGQQIDGSFQFLLLLSAGLCNALRDIYPNDVSQQNREIIRITAKEFERQSSIQAVAKAVVNKIVDLHHQVYVEGTRNIVGIDDLTLLVRRFNVEMPNISVSGSQDTIVPNSMTENTFTNTTSSIYSRKPGKIESVDPYICFDSYYEKVAAARASGTLPEGIDFD, from the exons ATGATTGACCGCGAGGATAGCAACCATTCGACGCAAACATTCACCGATGACATTCCACTATGCAACAAGTCCGCTGTGGCGGAAGCGACCAACAAGAATTACAG GGATAAAAGCACCGTTTTCGGATCATTGGATAGAAGCATGAATTATGCTTACGATTATGAAAC ATCTCTCTATGGTATCTTTTCTGGACAAAATGGCGTATCTGTAGCTGAACGAACGAGAGAATCTATGATCATTTCCTTATTTTTCGGCCAAGTGAAGGAAAGCAAAACACCAGACGAAGTTAAAGATGTATTGCGTAAAGCTTTCATTGACGCTGAGAATCGAAACCAGGAAGAAGTTGATGGGCGTTTGGCTAAAAGAATGGTTTTATATGATAAAGTAAACGATAAAAATATTACCTACGAG GAGTTTCAAAAGTATCAAAAAGAGATAAGTGAAATTAACGCTGAACTCTTGGTCGGATCAAGTGTTATATTGTGTCTTATCCATAACACGAAAATGTACATTTGCAATATTGGAACCTGTCGTGCTCTGCTCTGCAAATACGATGAGAATAATGCACCAAGAGTCGTGCAATTCTCAGATGATCATAATTTAGACAATCCCGAAGAAATTATGCGGTTGTCTCGTCTTGGATTGGATCGTGACGCATTGGCGCAAT CCAAACTACAAATAACAAGATGCATGGGATGTTATGCTTATAAAGGTGGATACAAAGATTGTGAGCTTTATGCAAAACTGGCATCTGAACCAGTAATTTCAACTCCAGAAATCGTTGAAGGACAACAGATCGATGGATCATTTCA ATTTTTACTACTATTATCTGCTGGCTTATGTAATGCACTCCGGGATATTTATCCAAACGATGTCAGTCAACAGAATCGGGAAATAATAAGAATAACAGCGAAAGAG TTTGAAAGACAATCATCAATACAAGCTGTCGCTAAAGCCGTTGTTAACAAAATCGTGGATTTACATCACCAAGTGTACGTGGAAGGCACACGAAACATAGTTGGCATCGATGATCTAACATTGCTTGTTCGAAGGTTTAATGTTGAGATGCCAAATATTTCAGTTAGTGGCAGCCAG GACACAATTGTTCCAAACTCAATGACGGAAAATACTTTTACGAATACAACATCATCAATCTACAGCCG aaaacccGGGAAAATTGAGAGCGTTGATCCCTATATTTGCTTCGATTCATACTATGAGAAAGTAGCAGCTGCAAGAGCAAGCGGAACTTTGCCTGAGGGAATAGATTTCGATTGA
- the LOC119659494 gene encoding uncharacterized protein LOC119659494 yields MDDFGGFLSAGLVNVNCVFINVLFKTVNGRNMSYSKLFVSVVCLSVFSVFIANGNPITNEAADTSRQCTYYDLASTFNLTIDKQFVAVYNSALCKQCMHKLLLFKALQLRFEIADFDDILFIWLTTERSDTPEFLNLQSKAGDIKVISLHDIDNDFFVAETVYTFDKCSRLTYELFPPWSELQYQLVKAALLSTCYDAPCGQCEEVDMDVLSDFLLLEKELTTTTDSGGGSSTEETQTIGLPDDGDDEIDNFYPLEVENNDTAYVINMQTIIPVEHVHHLQNNTYIKYNYIVFNSEVNSTSSLIDGHEHLSSDQTEILYDDQAVNTIDSNKTRIPEYLHNSEGLRFKVTPSEPANVNSTEKRVNKYLEVKQDSDAEVLRPTLSPNNLQNMTTSVNPSIITKLRKWISFRLISPFLHV; encoded by the exons ATGGACGATTTCGGTGGTTTTTTGAGTGCGGGACTTGTGAACGTAAACTGTGTTTTCATAAATGTTCTATTTAAAACAGTGAATGGACGAAATATGTCTTATTCTAAATTATTTGTGAGCGTTGTATGTCTCAGTGTTTTCAGTGTCTTTATAGCCAATGGTAATCCGATTACAAATGAAGCCGCCGATACTAGTCGTCAGTGCACGTATTACGATTTGGCTTCAACATTCAATTTAACGATCGATAAACAATTCGTTGCAGTTTATAATTCAGCTCTCTGCAAGCAGTGCATGCATAAATTACTATT ATTCAAAGCATTGCAACTTCGTTTTGAAATTGCCGATTTCGACGATATTCTTTTTATATGGCTAACGACTGAACGCTCGGACACACCAGAATTCCTAAATTTGCAATCAAAAGCAGGTGACATAAAAGTTATTTCCTTACATGATATCGATAATGACTTCTTTGTGGCGGAGACTGTTTACACATTTGATAAGTGCTCACGACTTACATATGAACTGTTCCCACCTTGGAGTGAACTTCAATACCAGTTGGTAAAAGCAGCTTTACTTTCCACGTGCTACGATGCCCCATGCGGGCAATGTGAAGAG GTTGATATGGACGTACTTTCTGACTTCCTTCTGTTGGAAAAGGAATTGACCACAACAACAGACTCCGGCGGAGGGTCTTCAACTGAAGAAACTCAAACTATCGGTCTACCAGATGATGGAGATGATGAGATCGACAATTTTTATCCTCTTGAGGTCGAAAACAACGACACAGCTTATGTAATTAATATGCAAACAATTATACCAGTAGAGCACGTACATCATTTACAGAACAATACATATATCAAATACAATTATATTGTTTTCAACTCTGAAGTAAATTCAACCTCATCATTAATCGATGGACATGAACATTTGAGCTCAGACCAAACTGAAATTCTATATGATGATCAGGCGGTGAATACGATCGATTCGAATAAAACTAGAATTCCAGAATATTTACATAATTCAGAGGGACTCAGATTTAAAGTAACACCTAGTGAACCGGCTAATGTGAATTCTACAGAAAAGCGTGTTAATAAGTACTTGGAAGTGAAGCAAGATTCAGACGCCGAAGTTTTAAGACCTACGTTAAGTCCTAATAATTTACAGAATATGACCACTTCAGTCAACCCGTCTATAATAACTAAATTGAGAAAATGGATATCATTCCGACTGATAAGTCCATTTTTGCACGTCTAG